The Pseudanabaenaceae cyanobacterium SKYG29 genomic interval CTGAGATAGATGTATCCTACGAGTAGGTCGATCGTAGGGCTTGGGCTTGGTTAAACTCTGCCAATTCTTCCAATAGGGGGTAAAAACCTTGTAGGGTTCTTTTGTTTTGGTTTGTAACTCTTGGGGAGCATGGAGACCAATATCCCAAAATGACCTCACTTCTACCCCCAACTCCTGCAGAACTGCTCTTACTTTGTTATCTCGATCGAGGGCTGATGGCTCTACATCCTCATTAAAGAACACCCGTTGGGGCTGACATAAAGCAACAATTTGTCGCCATACTTCAGGAGGTGAACCGAAGAAGAATAGTAAATCACTGCCCAGTTCTCGGTAGCTCTCCCGTAATTCCTGCAGGCAGCCAAGCATGAATTCTACCTTTCCTCCGCCTGTCTCAGGGCTATATAGAATGGCAGGGTCAAAGATGAATACTCCCGCAACCGTATCTCCTTGCCAAGCCCAGTATACAGCAGGATTGTCGTCTAACCTCAGGTCGCGGCGATGCCATACCAGATTAAGGCTCTTCATAGGAAACAACTGCTACTTACTAGCCTAGTATCCTAACTCATGGGTTCATTTCCTCTGAGTTTATCAATAACCATCCTAGATGATATTGCTAAAGATTAGCAAATAGTTCTCACAGACTATCAGTGTAAATTCTCAAATATTCCCGTTTTTTTTCTAGCAGAACTGTTTGTTTTTGCCTGCTGTATCACTGCTGTGTTGTACTAGATAGGTGTTTATCCGCTTGTCAAGCGATCGTGTCAGGGTCTAGTCCCAACTCCCGCAGTTTGGCAGCGAAGCGATCGGCTCTGAGTTTTTCCTGTTCTGCCCGTTGAGCCTCCTGCTCAGCTCTCAGCCTCTCTTGTTCTGCTCTGAGTCTTTCTTGCTCTGCCCGCTCCCGTACCTGCACAGGGGTCAAAAATACCTCCCCCTGCGGGTCATACAAATTCAATGTCTCCTCCGTCAACTCAAACCTGATACCCAATCTAGGACTCACCCACCCGTTCATTTCTTCAATGTCTCTCAACTCACACCCCTGCCG includes:
- a CDS encoding Uma2 family endonuclease, whose translation is DIRTAPDVMVVFGRPKGDRGSYKQWEEDNIAPQVVFEVLSPGNTIREMNRKLFFYNHYGVEEYYIYNPDTNDLAGLQRQGCELRDIEEMNGWVSPRLGIRFELTEETLNLYDPQGEVFLTPVQVRERAEQERLRAEQERLRAEQEAQRAEQEKLRADRFAAKLRELGLDPDTIA